The Cucurbita pepo subsp. pepo cultivar mu-cu-16 chromosome LG05, ASM280686v2, whole genome shotgun sequence nucleotide sequence AATGAATTGATATGAGTATAAGATggaacctaaaattttaatttactgaAAAATgttgattattattaatgaagaataagataaaattacttttattatacACAAATTATTTTCGCTAAAATTagtttatctaaaattaatttcaaatatattcctAATCATACCCTCACCAAAAGGGCCCACATTTATAGCGTTGTTGCTACTCAAAATACATGACAAATCTGGATGGGTCGAGCACACAATTTACAATTTAGTTTATGTACTTTTAAtaagttttcatatttatattatttctatCGGACATCATTGCCAACCTTATACATTGAATCCAACTCCAGGTGAATTGTCACATGCGTTGACTTATCTCCTAGGCCAGCATGGTGTGACAATCACCCTTTCAACAACGAGACAATAATCGTATAATATGGAAATGAGTGGTATAAGATCAAATCCAATCTCCTCTTGGAAATTTGTGTTGGAAGATCTCTCCTTCAACAACGAGACAATAATTATACAACATCTGTTAAATATGGAGGGAGTGAGTTGTACAAAATCATATCTAATCTTCTCTTTAGAATTTGTGAGATTATCTCCACGAATGCAATCAATATTTAGGAGAATGAGAGACCATTGAGTTACTCACGGCTGCCACCACTATCAGTGTCATCCCCTTCGTcaccaaaaataaattgatcTGATTGGAGCTGATAGAGAGCGCCATGGAAATGAACGGCAAGGAGGAGCAATGGAAGTTCAGGGGCAACGAGGAGCTAAACAAGTCGTCCCTTTCAGTGCGTGGAACTCTCAGCCTCCTGAGTAAGCATCTGAATGCCGACGACCCTCGCCCCGTCGTCCCTTTCGGCCTTGCCGACCCCTCCGTCTACCCCTCCTTTCGCACTTCTCCCTCATTTGTCCAACCTCTCGTCGATGCCGTCAACTCCGGCAGTTTCAACTCTTATCCTTCTTCCCATGTCATTCTTCATGCTCGAACGTAAGTAGTTTGTTTGATAACGTTTCTATTTTCTAGATAGGCTAAGTTTGATAGCTATTTCTATGAGCCTCTTATCAATTTTAGTGACATATAAGTGAATACAAAATCTGTGTTGGTCTGTTTGTTAGACTACCGACCTAGaacttatttatattttattcgaTTGTTACATGTGGAAAATAGTCATATAAACGACTattcataataaaaagttattagAGATATGATAATGGTAATttgaagtatatatatatagcggTAAGATAATGCTTtagaaattactttttttgttctttatgttcGTTGTAGGGGTTGTTGTGCGATCGTAACGCTGttcaattcatttttaaaaaaaatctaaacaataaataaaaatttgggttaaaattaaaattttcagggCATTGGCAGaatatatttcaaagaatCTGGCGTACCAATTATCGCCTGAAGATGTTTTTCTCACAATTGGTTGCTCGCAAGCCATTGAAGCCATAATCTCTGTGCTATCTCGCCCTGCTGCTAATATCCTTCTTCCTCGACCCTTCTTCCCGCTCTATAAATCCCGAGCAGATTTTCAGCGCCTTGAAGTTCGCCATTTTGATCTCATTCCTGAGAAGAATTGGGAGGTTGACCTAGAAGCCATTCAAGCTCTTGCCGATCACAATACTGTCGCCATTGTCGTTATCAATCCCAACAATCCCTGTGGGAGCGTTTATACCTACCACCATCTGAAACAGGTAAGAAATGTTCATTGTTTTAGACGTTCACTCGATTTTCTCTGCTGGTGGATGATACATTTTCTTCTGATTAATGGATTTAGATTGCGGAAACTGCGAGGAAACTTGGGGTTTTTGTGATATCCGATGAGGTTTATGCACATATCGCGTTTGGGAAGAAACCGTTTGTTCCTATGGGCGAATTCGGATCCATTGCCCCAGTGCTGACCCTTGGATCTCTATCAAAGAGATGGTCTGTTCCTGGTTGGagattgggttggattgtcaTCACTGATCCTCATGGCACTCTGGAAAAACATGGGGTTTGTTcgaattttcaaattcttttctcTTATTCATCTTTCAATGATCTGATATTATATTGAGACGTGTTTGGCACACCTTTCAAGTGTTTTTAGATGctgttaaaaagaaatttgtagCGTTTGGTTAAAAATTGATTAGGAGAATTACGGGCACACGCATTCGATTAGTTTAGACTTGTTTATAGTTGAATTGGGACCAAGACAAGAAAATGAACTCTTCTATCAAAGATGTTCGTTCTTCTTTTGTTGAAGCCAGTACACGTCTGATTCGAAACTAAGGTCGTTCTTGACAAGAGTATGATTCTACATCGGAAAGGTACATAGATGATGAACTTTGTAGGATTGTAATactttagtttcttttatatgGAACACGATTCTTCtagattttcaagttttttttaaagtagaTTCTTATGTTTCCTAGTTTTCTACTTATTCctagctagtagatattgtcctctttaggctctttaggctttccctttcgggcttaccttcaaggtttttaaaacgcgtctttcAGAGTTACATAGCGGAACCGGTGCTCATccagatactgtcctctttggactttcccttccgggctttctctcaaggtttttgggtttttccttatGAGCATCCCCATTACGCgtatgttaggaagaggttttcacaccctttataagggtgtttcgttcttctccccaaccgatgtgggatatcacactACGCTATAAGTGGTAGTTTTCCTCAAATCGATGAGTGTTTCACTAAAATACTCGTTCCTTTGACGTTGGGGCTGACAATCACTTTGAATGCTTTTAGTTTACACGTTATTCGTTTATTGAGTATCACATCCATCTTGTTCTTGGCAGATTGTGGAAAGCATCAGGAACTATCTGAACATCACCCCCAGCCCACCGACCTTCATTCAGGTGCTCAAATTACACTTTCTTACAGTGAATGAACGCATATTTTCAACCTTGACACATTATACAACTAACAATCCTAGTTATTCAGGCAGCACTTCCACAAATTCTTGCGCAACCCAGCGATGAATTCTTCTCAGATCTTCTTGGTTTGCTgagagaaaatgcaaacaTTTTGTATGAAAAGATGAATGAAATCCCTTGCTTTACTTGCCCAAACAGACCAGAAGGATCAATGCTTGCAATGGTACCATTATTTAAGCTTAAGAACATACATGAACAGGGCTCTTTCTGTTAATGGGATGCTCTGTTTTCTGATGGGTcaagttttaatttgaaacaGGTGAAGCTCAATCTAGAACAGCTTGAAGGCATCAGTGATGATTTAGACTTCTGTAACAAGGTGGCTAAGGAAGAATCTGTGCTCATTATCCCAGGTGGGTTACCAACGTAAACAACTTcgatattaattaatgtaacatcctacatcgattggggaggagaatgaaacactttttataaggacgtggaaatctctcccaagtagatacattttaaaaaccttaaggagaagccaggataatatctgctagtagtggtgGGTTTTGGGCGTTACAACAATTAGAGGCGTGGaagttattaatgaaattactGGCCACAGGTAGTGCTGTTGGGATGAAGAACTGGCTGCGGTTGAGCTTTGGCATTGAGCGCTGTTCCATTGAAGATGGTGCGGCGAGGTTGAAAGCCTTCTATGAGAGGCATGCAAGACCCAACAACCCTGCTGCTTCCCCCACTTGTTGAATAAGACCTATTTCGGCTCGGGTTGGATAGTCATTCGGTCTCATAACGTTTAAACTTTGTATGTCTATGATGATTCGATTGATGTTTCGTGGGGGCAATAATGTTTGAGGATGcctataatatttaaatataaaaaaattaataataataaaatttcgggctccataaatttaaaaaagttgatgaaaaataagacacaaagtttaaaatttaggaatttatcagttattaaagaaaaattaaaattaaatttaggtATTGGAGATTCTTATCTGtcagatattttttaaaatttatagaactTTAAGGGCTAAACTGTAATTTGAGTAAACAATTGCATTCTTATAATTATTACTCGACagtaaaaaaacattaaaattcataattatttctgtgattttatttttaaaaatcttatttatatgtatatatataataaattttggtgGGTTTAATTTAACGGAAATTAATTTCAGAAAAACGAGAATTGacctaatttataaaatttacatttatgtAAATGAAATCTAAGTTTAATCCAATTATATTCATAATTCTGACCTTACAAAGAAAATGCTTAAAATTATtccaattataaaaaatgttaccGTTGGCGCCGTTTCTAGCGAGGTGGGTCCCACGTCACCAcgctgaaaatttgaaaaagaaaggacaaAGTGAAACGGTGTCGTATTAGGACTGCCTCCAACGGCTCGATGGGGTTCAGTGGGTGGGCGGGCACTAGCAAGATCTCCCTTTTACGGAGTTCTTCCTtcacaatcaaaatcaaaatcaaaatcaaaatcaaaatcaaaatcaaaatcaaaatcaaaatcaaaatcaaaatcaaaactccAACAGTTCTCGAAATCAAAGACCCTCTGATAGTTACGATTGAGAAGTAAATTGTTTGAATCTTCTCCATGGATTTCACTCCTCCATCTCACAGATCCGAGCCTCGATCTCGCACAAAATCAGCCTCTCGCCTCGCAATCGAAGGCGACGAAATACCCCATTTCTCAGTCGACGCCATTTCTTCACCGCCCAAGAAATCCCCTTCACCTTCCATACAAGACCTTTTGCTTCTCTCGCCTTCCACTCTCAGAAAATCCAGGTCTCGTCTCGTGGATCGCTTCGAAATGAACGACGAGGTTACAgacgccgccgccgctgccgcACGCAGAAGGTGTAAAACTCGCGGCCCCCAAATAGGTTGTGCTTCTCCGAGGAGTGTGAGAAGGTCTAGAAGACGATCGGAATTGGAGATAAGAGAAGAGAAGGATTTGTGTTTGGCGGAAGAGTTCGTGAAGGCTAGAAAACGAAGGCCGAGTGGGAGATCGAAGAAGGAGAAGCTGAGTTTGGTTCCAGTTCCAACGACGCCGATAAATTCAACTCCAAGTAATTCAAAGATTTCTCTATTCTCTTTTACTTGATTTTCTCGATTGATTTGCGTTCTCTGTGTTCTGATTTGGCTCGTATGTGTACTATAGAACTTGATAATGATGAGAATGGTAATCTGGATCGAATTGGGCAACTCATAACTGATCTGATCATGTGGAAAGATGCGGCGAAATCCAGCCTTTGGTTTGGATTTGgctctttgtttttcttatccTCTTGCTTTGCTAGAGGAGCTAGCTTCAGGTCTGGCTCTCTAATCCTTAACCATTATAGCTTTCTACGAGTATATGATCATTCAAGAACAGTTCTAATACCGATAATTACAGCATTTTCTCAGCGATTTCCCAGCTTGGGCTTCTGTTTTTGGGTCTTGCATTTGTCTCCAATTCAATCTGTCGAAGGTACAGTTTCTTGACTATAATCAATCGCATCAAAACCCCACCAATCTTCGTTCTTGATTGAATATATGTTTTTGTAGGAACAATGTGGAAAAGAAACATAATGAATTCAAGCTTAAAGAAGATGACATCCTACGCATGGCGAAATTGATTCTTCCAGCTGCAAACTTCGCCATTGATAAGATAAGGGAGCTTTTCTGTGGAGAGGCAGAGATGACCCTGAAAGTATAACCACAAAACTCCTCATCTTTGATCATTCAATAATGTCTATTAACCAATCATTTGGACGCTTAAATGATCCAAAACTTTCTGGGATTGCAGGTAGCTCCATTCCTCATTTTAGGAGCTGAGTATGGACATCTTATTACACTTAGAAGACTTTGTGCAATTGGTATAAACTATAACAAAGACCGTTTCAAAACCTGCTTGAAATTCTCTGTTGATTTAATCTCCATATGAATACAGGGTTCTTTACCAGTTTCTCTGTGCCAAAGCTATACTCATGTTACCAAATTCAGATTAACAGCAAAGGTAATAGAAATTCTAGGAACACCCACTTAAAAACATTGCTGCTTCTGCATTTTGTGTTGTAATATGATGCTGATGAAAATCATGGGGTTCGAGTTTTTATAGTCGATGTGGTGAAGCGACGGTTGTTTGAAGCATGGAAAGCTTGCTCACATAAGAAGGTTGTGGTAGGATCAGCAGCCACAGTGTTTTGGAACCTTTCTTCCCTAAAGACCAGAATTTTCACAGGTGAAATTCTTTGAGATGTTGTCAATGTGTTCATTTTCCATTCAGGAAATAATGATTGGTTAAGCTGTGTAAGATTTTCTTGTTGCAGCTTTCATAGCTGTAGTTATAGTTCGATACTGCCGGCAATTTCTAGTGCTGGCACCGGAAGTTGTAGAAGCACAAGAAGAGGAGAACCAGGCGGTGGTTCTGGTAGAagggaaggaggaggaggaggaggaggagcagAAGCAGGCTCGGGTGGTGGCGGAAGCCCATGGCCAGCCTTGATTTTGGCTTTATCATATTGTAATAATAGAAATGGCTGTGTGTTGTGTTCGAGCTTAAATTTCATTGATTGATTCAAACAAACATCTAACATCTTGTGCTCAGATCAGCAGAAGCTGTACTCTGtctaagaaaaggaaaagttctAGAGATCGAGTATGAAATGAATGGTCGGTTAGGATCATCTTAACTAGTCTCGTTTATTGATACTCGATCactttatttgtttatgtAAAAAGCAAAGCtctatttattcatattttgttttaatgaatTGAGAGTCGAGAGGACGcgtttttttccctttcttaggtgtgttttgttcttttatttctattcaacaAAGTACAAATAGTTCTAGGATTTTAATTTAGGGATAGTGGAACTTGAACTcgtctttgaataaatagaaaaaaaaatggattgatATTGATCACAAcgtattttttcttttctagtaCACGAAGTATCAAATTATCACTAAGTCTACTCATAAGAAATTTTGAACCAAACCATTTTGCACTTACTGACAAAGGAAGCACAGGTTCCTTGGATAGAAAAGAATCGAACGAACAATCTTAATGTCTTACATTTAGTAATTCTTTAACGAAGATAGGTATTTCAATCACAATACCAGAAGGGTGTGTGTTTTCTTCATTcctaagaagaaaaaaaatcactcaATTTTGTTAGACAGTTGAgctcaattttaaaagaaaagaaaaatcagaacAGTTTTTCTTGAACAAGAAAGACCACTTTTCATGTCAAAAAAGGTCAACTGAGTAATAACCAATTTTCTTATACCTTTTTGGTTCACTTTCCTTCTTAGTTTAGAAGGATGAGGATAAACAACACTAAATATGATTTGGAAACACAGTAATACATACAGAAAAACCatagaaaaactaaatgaagaaaagtaaCCTCCAATACTAAATAATACATACAGAAAACTTATCAGGACAAAATAATTCGAATTCCAAGCTACCAATAAGCTCCACGAACTCCCactaagcattttttttttgaggcACTGCCTAGCTATGAATGGCATACCTTTTCAGTCATACTTCCAGCTTTCTCAGATCTTATGGATCAATAAACGGAAAATCTAGACATGGGAATACAAAATCAATATGTATAGGCTAAAACAAAGTAGTTGGTCACCATTTTCCACGCTAAGCGAAACAGGCAGTGGTATGTTCGTAAATCTTCGCAGGGCAGAGTTCGGCCAAGATACTCGGTTATCTAGACTGCAAGGAGCTTTTGTGTGCTTCTTTTTCACCCATTAGACGAAGCTTATAGGTTGATTCGTGTCTTCACTTTATGTACTTGCTTGATGTTGAAAACTGAGACCGATCTGTCTTCGCACGTATTCTGGTAGCAGCCTGCTGATCAGTTCAGGGGATGCTCCAGCTAACTGCAATAAGGTAATAGATTGAAATGTCAGTTTGAAATGCTTCCCGGAAGGGTTATGTTTGCATTTGAAAGTACTAATGTTCAAGTGAGAGGACAATTCACAAAGGAGCAGAACAATGTTTCCTGTCAATTGAACAAACCCCACATCCAGGTAAGCCTCACAAGTTACCAAAACTTGAGGACGTAGAAGTTACAGGTGAATGTATTTTTATCCCGATGTAGATGAGAATACACATGTGTAGCTTAAGTGTCGCAAGTCGAGCAAAAAGAATCTGATGGGTGGGTGATCACGTTAACAGGCAAGCAAAGGAGGCTTTTGAACGGTAGAAAGAAGTATTCAACAGTCTTGTAATTAGATATCCTCCACGTACATGATGAATTAGTTGTACGAAATTTAAATGAGATCGTCATAAACAAAGAACAGCCTAATGGCTTATTATCTCCATCTCCTAAAGAGAAGTCTGGATTTAACCTAAGCAGTATCTTTAAGTTTGTTAGCaataggaaataaaataaaaggttaacGTACTTCTTGCTTAAAGTTGAATAAAGGGGGCAACGGACGGTTGTTAGGGAGGCGGACATTAGGATCCCGTAGCTCATCAAAGAAAGGATGCGCACATGCTTCCAGCTGCAGTAAATAGgaagaaaagataaataaaagcCAACAGCCATCATCAGTATCACGAACAGAAATTCCCTTGATATCCATATACCAAAACTCCTGATTAGGCATATTTTTAGCaatataaaaacataattcaatGAAATATGCTAACTGCAAAAATCTGTTTCACGAATTGTATAAGACTGAAATatgatgagaaaaaaaaaaaaaaaacattggcATTGCATGTAACCTAGAACTATAATGAAGAGTGAAAAATGGTTCAACTCACAGCTGTGCAGCGAAGACTAGGAGAATACTGAAGCAGACGTGAAGCAAGGTCAATAGCTTCAGGAGGCATTCGTTTGTGAAAAACCTAAACAAAAGAGAATCATTTCGATTGGAGAAATGTTGGGGCAAGAGATAGGCAACACAAAAGTATTCTAGACAATAAAGATAGGGAAAATACTGCAGCGCAAAACCCATAACGATAAATCAATCAGAGAGGAATACAGAATACGAGGAAAGATTTCGGGAAATCCGAACACCCACATCATGTAAAGTACTGAGCTTATATCTAAATTACATGGGTACATGGATAGATAACTGGAGCTACATGACAGTGCaactaatataaatatagtGAAGTTATTTTTAAAGGAGATTTAAACATCTCTTTGACCACTTAAGTTTTCTTATGATATTTACGAGCTCCATACAGATGTTTCTAATCATATTTCCATGTCATAgagaaaaactaaattaaattggaCCCACTTGATTGAATGGGTCAATACCGAAATGTATACCTTGTGCCATGGATGGGCTTTAATCTGAGGGAACCTGAAGTCTGTGTAATTTGGATTCATGCATCGAATTTCTTCACGAGTTGGAGTACCAAGAAcctataagaaattaaaaagaatatgagATGAAGCTTCATTTCTgtggttttaaaattaacttacAACTAAGGTATCACCTTGATTATCTCTACAAGTTGGTCCACTGCATTCTCCCCAGGAAACAATGGCTGTAACAAATCAGAAAGATTAAGAAAAGGAGCAAGAGTAGAAATACCGATTGAGGgaaattataagaattattTCTATCCCTACTTGCCACCAAAGTCACTGACCTGGCCTAGAAGGAGTTCGGCAAGGACACAGCCAGCCGACCAAATATCAATGGAGGTTGTGTATTCTGTTGCACCAAATATGAGCTCTGGAGCTCGATAATATCGTGAgcatatatatgatatattggCTTCACCCTTAATCTGAAAACAGAGGAGTAAGGAAAAGTGTCATTGGAGCAAAAACATACGGCAGTAAATTATTCAAATGGCAGTCCTAAAATTTCACACTAAGAGGATGAAGGGAAACAACCAAACCAATCAACAAAGAATATGAGACTTTTCTATGAGTTCCACCCCCGCCCCCGATCTTATccataaaaagaacaaaacataagCTCAAGAGCCTTTAAAAGCTCAATAATGATGTTAGTATCTTTATAAGCTGTGGACTTGTGGAACTCATTGCTTAGCTTTTAGAAGTCCAAATATTGTTTCTCACTTGGCGGTGGTTCCTCTAACATGGTACTTATTTTTAGATGATATTTATAGAAgacattatttaaattttgttgatgtttttttaatgttattttatttttttatttttttctctttctaatcATACACCAAGATGAGTCAGATGATGGACTAatttatagttaaaaaaaactagtGCTCGGAACAGTGGACTTTTTGCTATTATTACCAACCATCAGTCTATtcataatatatgaaaatattgataaattatgtctaacaagaaaatttgaaattatagagGCAGAGCATACCAGTACTTTTGCGCTTCCAAAGTCACAAATCTTAACCTGATGTGTTAGAGTATTAACCTGCAATTTCCAAAAGTTTCAAATGCATTGTTCCACCTTAGACTGAGAAGAACTAAGGGGGAAAAGGCATACCAAAAGATTTTGCGGCTTCACATCCCTATGGCAGACCCCAGGAACCGAATGAATATATGCAAGGCCCCTAAAGatctgaaaattttatttacaactGTGTGTTAGCGTATAAGCAAAATCCATCCAAAAATCATACATTgtaaattaaatgatatgtCATACTTGATATGTGTAAAGTTTGACGTAGATGAGTGGCATCCTCTGGTTCATGCTGTTGTAGTGCTTGAGAACATGATACATATTTTGGGGAACATACTCCATAACCAAATTCAAGAAAAGTTCATCTTTACTAGTTGTAGAGAAGAAGCAATGCTTAAGAGAAACCACATTTGGGTGATCCATCAGACGCATTAGTTGCAACTCCCTGTTTTTATAACGCTTATCCTGCAAAACCTTCTTTATGGCAACTGTTTCTCCTGTTTCCAAGCATTTTGCCTGAACAAGGGATGACAAACTTCAAACATACAGAAAAAGCCCAAACTTTGTCATGTGGTGATATATAACTATATCTTACCTGGAATACAACGCCAAACGAACCACTACCCACCACACGCTCAGCCATGTAACTGATTGTCTACATTACAAGCCAGGAAAAGTCAACATCTCAGCATTTCAATATTTCAAGATTAATTTTGACTACATTTAAGATTTTTAGATCGTTATAAAGTTGTATTAAAACAAATGAACCATATGTTAATAAAGTAGGTTAATAAGGATATACTGCCccataataaattttgtgagGTGATGGGAATGAGATTTTAACCTGTTTTGGTTCACCGTTTTTGCCACCGATTGTAGTGGAAATGATGTGACCAGTTACTGCATCATTCCCTTCAATCACTGCAGCTGACATTTCCTGGAATTTGTAGCATAAAGCATTGTAAATAAGGTGATATATACTAGATGCATAAGGAATACATGAAACATAGAGAGCTCATGAACGTGTAAGCCTGTGAGAGTAAAACGTCAAGCCTATTTTATTGTGAATAAGAGAAGAGAACAGTTTGTAAATAAAACCTTAGTGCCCTTGAAAAATTAAGTATCAACATTGTTTTACATGATTACCTACATTTAACGAAAAGCATACCTAATATCAAGCAACCTGAGTAGACTCCAACTACTATTCTAAGAAATAGAGTATTTGTTGCTCTCAGTTCCTAGAATCCCATGCGAGGAACCTCGTCTATATTAAACGAGAAGGGCAATGTACACAAATACAGAACTAACTTTTACAGTAATTAAGTAATTGGTGTGTCAGCTGAAAATTGATGATGGTGTTTTGGGATTTGTGATAAGGATCGGAATGCATCTGTAAGAACTGAGGACGGGTCTCAAAATGTAGGGTAGAAGACAGATTAATGTATCCAGAGCAACGTCTTGGGGAAGCAAAATAGATAGCTATGACTTACAAGAAAGCATCACATGCTAGGAAGAGCTCGCATCACATGCTAGGAAAAGCTTGCATCTCCACCCAAGGAACTAAGGAGAGAATCAGCCATTAACGACTTCCCAAAGCAAATTATaatggtttttaaaaagatttatgGAAGAGACCAACCGTAattaaaagaagtaaaaaaaaagaatcaaaattacaGAAGATGAAACTATGACCAAGACTACTAAGTTCGGAAAAAAATTGGAGTGAGCAAGGTGTTTATGAAACATCAATTAGATGATTAATTTACCATACGAAGATCAATTCAGACACCGTTAGCACACAGTTCCAGTTAATCATCCAATCTATGACGTTAGAAGGGGGAAAGAAAGCTAAGGATGCAATCCTACAAATCACTCCTTGGTTCTCAGAGAAATTAAACTAATAGAAGACAGTTCGAGAAAATTGAGCTCAAAGCTTAGACGCAAGATCTCAGTTAAATACTCGATCAAATACTAGACTAAATATTTCACCAACAATTTGGCAACAGAtcgaacaaacaaaaatgagcCAGAAAATATCTCGAATCAGTGACGTAAACAGGTCAATAATCGCCGGAGAGAACTTCCGGCTACTCATCCATCCTTCCAATCGAGCAAAGAAACTACCAAATCACAGTAGATCGCTCTTAACTTAGCAAGAAACAATGATCTCGAGCTGGATCGGGCACAAACAGAGCATCAACAGAAGCAAAACATCACATAGAGAAAAATCACCTATCACACACAGACTACAACAGACTCAAAgcaagaaagaggaagagaacCTTATCGGTGTCCATTGCTGAGGCACGGTGAGCGTTGAGATTTAAACGGTCATTTTCAGGTTGAGAAAGTTGTAGCAGCTGTGCTTGTGGCTGTGCTTGTGGCTGTGACTGTGACTGTGACGGTGGCTGTAGTGGAGGTTGATGGCGAGGCCCTAATGGCAAGGTAGCCATGTGAGAGTagagctctctctctcgttctcttcctctctcttactctctctctctttctctccccctctctctcctctatcaaattctcttcctttccgattttagttttaatattcttttattattaattatctaatttcCTCGTCTCGTTAGGAAATATATAGTGTAGACCCACGCGCGAATTTTCGCGGCAGAAGCAGCACGCTCCAATCACAGACCTCCATTGCTGTCTTATCTAATTCCGAaccaaaattacaataatCTACTGCAACGCGGTGTACTGCAACTCCCATACACTCTCCCCGAAACCCTTCGACAACTATCACATGGAAATGGAACCCAACGGTTCATTTCACCACCAATCATTCCTTCGTAAACAGTGACCCAAATAgcttattaatattttaattaaatttctctattttctttccaattcaaatttcacccttttttcttttcttttttttttttaatttccaaaattataattaataatattattttagctCATATTAAGTTGATTTTGATTCACATTAGGctcattgctagcagatattatcaaCTTTGGCTATCTCGgacagtctcacgattttaaaacgcgtctaataTAGAGACGTTTTCACacgcttataagaaatgttttatttctctctccaacgggaaggtgtgccagcgaggacgatGACTCTCATAGATAGTGAGTTGTGAGATtacacgtcgattggagagagaagcaaaacattctttataactGTGTGGAGGCCTCTAGCTACTCCATAAATTTGGATTCGGTTGCGTTGGATTAATCTCATTTCATAATTCTTAGAGTTTTTCTTCGATATTTCTACTAAGCGTACGTAACCAATTGTGG carries:
- the LOC111795426 gene encoding shaggy-related protein kinase zeta-like isoform X2 — encoded protein: MSAAVIEGNDAVTGHIISTTIGGKNGEPKQTISYMAERVVGSGSFGVVFQAKCLETGETVAIKKVLQDKRYKNRELQLMRLMDHPNVVSLKHCFFSTTSKDELFLNLVMEYVPQNMYHVLKHYNSMNQRMPLIYVKLYTYQIFRGLAYIHSVPGVCHRDVKPQNLLVNTLTHQVKICDFGSAKVLIKGEANISYICSRYYRAPELIFGATEYTTSIDIWSAGCVLAELLLGQPLFPGENAVDQLVEIIKVLGTPTREEIRCMNPNYTDFRFPQIKAHPWHKVFHKRMPPEAIDLASRLLQYSPSLRCTALEACAHPFFDELRDPNVRLPNNRPLPPLFNFKQELAGASPELISRLLPEYVRRQIGLSFQHQAST
- the LOC111794734 gene encoding tyrosine aminotransferase-like; protein product: MEMNGKEEQWKFRGNEELNKSSLSVRGTLSLLSKHLNADDPRPVVPFGLADPSVYPSFRTSPSFVQPLVDAVNSGSFNSYPSSHVILHARTALAEYISKNLAYQLSPEDVFLTIGCSQAIEAIISVLSRPAANILLPRPFFPLYKSRADFQRLEVRHFDLIPEKNWEVDLEAIQALADHNTVAIVVINPNNPCGSVYTYHHLKQIAETARKLGVFVISDEVYAHIAFGKKPFVPMGEFGSIAPVLTLGSLSKRWSVPGWRLGWIVITDPHGTLEKHGIVESIRNYLNITPSPPTFIQAALPQILAQPSDEFFSDLLGLLRENANILYEKMNEIPCFTCPNRPEGSMLAMVKLNLEQLEGISDDLDFCNKVAKEESVLIIPGSAVGMKNWLRLSFGIERCSIEDGAARLKAFYERHARPNNPAASPTC
- the LOC111795601 gene encoding reticulon-like protein B17, which gives rise to MDFTPPSHRSEPRSRTKSASRLAIEGDEIPHFSVDAISSPPKKSPSPSIQDLLLLSPSTLRKSRSRLVDRFEMNDEVTDAAAAAARRRCKTRGPQIGCASPRSVRRSRRRSELEIREEKDLCLAEEFVKARKRRPSGRSKKEKLSLVPVPTTPINSTPKLDNDENGNLDRIGQLITDLIMWKDAAKSSLWFGFGSLFFLSSCFARGASFSIFSAISQLGLLFLGLAFVSNSICRRNNVEKKHNEFKLKEDDILRMAKLILPAANFAIDKIRELFCGEAEMTLKVAPFLILGAEYGHLITLRRLCAIGFFTSFSVPKLYSCYQIQINSKVDVVKRRLFEAWKACSHKKVVVGSAATVFWNLSSLKTRIFTAFIAVVIVRYCRQFLVLAPEVVEAQEEENQAVVLVEGKEEEEEEEQKQARVVAEAHGQP
- the LOC111795426 gene encoding shaggy-related protein kinase eta-like isoform X1, encoding MATLPLGPRHQPPLQPPSQSQSQPQAQPQAQLLQLSQPENDRLNLNAHRASAMDTDKEMSAAVIEGNDAVTGHIISTTIGGKNGEPKQTISYMAERVVGSGSFGVVFQAKCLETGETVAIKKVLQDKRYKNRELQLMRLMDHPNVVSLKHCFFSTTSKDELFLNLVMEYVPQNMYHVLKHYNSMNQRMPLIYVKLYTYQIFRGLAYIHSVPGVCHRDVKPQNLLVNTLTHQVKICDFGSAKVLIKGEANISYICSRYYRAPELIFGATEYTTSIDIWSAGCVLAELLLGQPLFPGENAVDQLVEIIKVLGTPTREEIRCMNPNYTDFRFPQIKAHPWHKVFHKRMPPEAIDLASRLLQYSPSLRCTALEACAHPFFDELRDPNVRLPNNRPLPPLFNFKQELAGASPELISRLLPEYVRRQIGLSFQHQAST